The proteins below are encoded in one region of Cucurbita pepo subsp. pepo cultivar mu-cu-16 chromosome LG10, ASM280686v2, whole genome shotgun sequence:
- the LOC111803218 gene encoding peroxidase 64-like codes for MASFAVVFSHFAILLLSVLPLGSSLSLDYYEKTCPGVDFIVNKAVRSAAYKDKTVPAGLLRMHFHDCFIRGCDASVLLNSVGNNKAEKDGPPNLSLHSFFVIDNAKKELESYCPGVVSCADIVALAARDAVVLSGGPTWDVPKGRKDGRISKASETIQLPSPRFNISQLQQSFSQRGLSLDDLVALSGAHTLGFAHCSSFEGRIRNFCPASNVDPEMNPSFAASLRNTCPVNNKAKSAGAYMDTSSTTFDNNYYRLILQKKALFSSDQALLNFPKTKNLVYKFASSKEAFNRAFVNSMIKMSSITGGQEIRKNCRAVN; via the exons ATGGCCTCATTTGCTGTGGTATTCTCACACTTTGCAATTCTTTTGCTGTCTGTTTTGCCTTTGGGGAGTTCACTGAGCTTAGACTACTACGAGAAGACATGTCCAGGTGTTGACTTCATCGTTAATAAAGCTGTCAGGAGTGCAGCTTACAAAGACAAGACTGTCCCTGCGGGACTCCTCCGGATGCACTTTCATGACTGTTTTATAAGG GGCTGTGATGCATCTGTACTGCTGAATTCAGTAGGTAACAACAAAGCTGAGAAAGATGGGCCTCCTAATTTATCTTTGCACTCGTTTTTCGTGATCGACAACGCAAAGAAAGAACTGGAATCCTATTGCCCCGGTGTTGTCTCTTGCGCTGATATTGTGGCTCTAGCTGCAAGGGATGCAGTTGTGCTT TCTGGAGGCCCAACATGGGATGTTCCCAAAGGGAGAAAGGATGGAAGGATATCAAAGGCTAGTGAAACAATACAATTGCCATCTCCAAGGTTCAACATTTCTCAGCTGCAACAAAGCTTCTCCCAAAGGGGATTATCCTTGGACGACCTAGTGGCTCTTTCAG GAGCACACACCTTGGGATTTGCTCATTGCTCATCCTTTGAAGGTAGAATTCGCAACTTCTGTCCAGCCAGCAACGTCGACCCTGAGATGAATCCGTCCTTTGCAGCAAGTCTAAGAAACACATGCCCAGTAAACAACAAGGCTAAAAGTGCTGGTGCTTACATGGATACTTCATCAACCACATTTGACAACAATTATTATAGGCTGATACTCCAAAAGAAGGCCCTGTTTTCTTCTGACCAAGCTCTGCTAAACTTTCCTAAGACCAAGAATCTTGTTTATAAGTTTGCAAGTTCAAAGGAAGCTTTTAACCGTGCATTTGTTAATTCTATGATCAAGATGAGTAGCATCACTGGAGGTCAAGAGATCAGGAAGAATTGTAGGGCAGTGAACTAA
- the LOC111804144 gene encoding aspartyl protease family protein 1-like, translating into MASTFTSAAQMLLFLSIFFLAGEVVSLKFNIHRRFSDSIKGILNSDGLLEKHTPGYYAAMVHRDRLLHGRRLVTSKSETPLTFSYDNHTYHYGSLGDFYYANISVGTPELGFLVALDTGSDLFWLPCECSKCRTSVGTSDGEDLTLNHYSPNASTTSKSVACSNSLCELADQCPSNKSSCPYKIHDASPNTSSSGYLVEDILHLATDDSQSKPVDAKITFGCGKVQTGIFSNVAANGLLGLGMGKISVPSLLASQELTPDSFSMCFGYDGYGNIDFGDIGPSDQRETSLKPNSSSYNVTIIQITVAGKPSNVEFTAIFDSGSSYTYLADPIYTLVTQKVSYYLGNKHSRQDSDSHLFLSSLGTLFQQPHLNFTMDSGYIFGVISMFVAIPTDGGHAICLTIAKSTDINLFGLNFMAGHRIVFNREKMVLGWNEVNCFDNGADNSPPSNSPPADAPSPSGDSPPAPSTTRTSNSTQSSPGIGTGDATQLNPLACLSVVLLAILFVV; encoded by the exons ATGGCGTCGACATTCACTTCCGCTGCCCAAATGCTActgtttctttctattttctttctcgCCGGCGAGGTGGTTTCGCTCAAGTTCAATATCCACCGTCGGTTTTCGGATTCGATTAAGGGGATTCTAAACTCTGATGGTTTACTGGAGAAACACACCCCTGGATATTACGCAGCTATGGTCCACCGCGATCGACTACTTCACGGCCGGCGATTGGTCACCTCTAAAAGCGAAACGCCTCTGACGTTCTCTTACGACAACCACACCTACCATTACGGCAGTTTGGGAGA TTTCTACTACGCCAATATATCTGTGGGAACGCCGGAGTTAGGTTTCTTAGTGGCATTGGACACTGGAAGCGATTTGTTCTGGTTACCTTGTGAATGCAGCAAATGCCGTACTTCCGTGGGCACTTCAGATGGGGAAGAT TTAACGTTGAATCATTACAGTCCAAATGCTTCAACAACGAGCAAAAGTGTTGCCTGCAGCAACTCTTTGTGCGAGCTTGCAGACCAATGCCCTTCAAACAAAAGTTCTTGTCCTTACAAGATTCATGATGCGTCTCCCAATACATCATCTTCTGGGTATTTGGTAGAAGACATCTTGCACTTGGCCACCGATGATTCACAATCCAAACCTGTTGATGCCAAGATTACTTTTGG ATGTGGTAAGGTCCAAACTGGTATATTTTCCAATGTAGCAGCTAATGGTCTTCTTGGGCTTGGCATGGGAAAGATATCAGTTCCATCCCTCTTAGCAAGCCAAGAGCTTACCCCAGATTCATTCTCCATGTGTTTTGGATATGATGGTTATGGGAACATCGATTTTGGAGACATAGGCCCATCAGACCAGCGAGAAACATCCCTCAAGCCCAACTC TTCATCCTACAATGTCACCATCATTCAGATAACTGTGGCAGGAAAACCCAGCAATGTTGAATTTACTGCAATTTTTGACTCTGGTTCCTCTTATACGTACCTAGCTGACCCAATTTACACTCTCGTTACTCAGAAAGTAAGCTATTATCTTGGGAA CAAACATTCTCGACAAGATTCTGATTCCCATCTATTCCTATCCAGTCTAGGAACACTCTTTCAACAACCGCATCTGAATTTTACTATGGATAGTGGCTATATTTTTGGCGTTATTTCTATGTTTGTTGCCATTCCTACCGAT GGTGGACATGCCATTTGTCTTACCATTGCCAAGAGCACTGATATTAATCTCTTTGGAC TGAATTTCATGGCTGGTCATCGTATCGTCTTCAATCGTGAAAAGATGGTTCTGGGCTGGAATGAAGTGAACT GTTTCGACAATGGCGCCGACAACTCCCCTCCGTCCAACTCTCCGCCGGCCGACGCACCATCACCGTCCGGCGACTCTCCTCCGGCACCTTCTACCACTAGAACAAGCAACAGCACGCAGTCATCGCCGGGAATTGGGACGGGTGATGCGACGCAGTTAAACCCGCTTGCCTGTCTCTCTGTTGTCCTTCTTgctattttgtttgttgtttga